In Marinomonas posidonica IVIA-Po-181, a single window of DNA contains:
- a CDS encoding molybdenum cofactor biosynthesis protein MoaE: protein MIQVQEQDFQVQELYQDLLEKNVTGAVAMFVGLVRHFSDQPVEACSFELEHYPGMTEHNLESIVNEAKERWPLLDVTVVHRVGQLSINDQIVFVGVSAAHRAEAFAACDFIMDYLKSRAAFWKKETQGDKSQWVSAVEKDELSLKRWS from the coding sequence ATGATTCAGGTGCAAGAGCAAGACTTCCAGGTTCAAGAGCTTTATCAAGACTTGTTGGAAAAGAATGTAACCGGTGCGGTTGCTATGTTTGTCGGTTTAGTCAGACATTTTTCGGATCAGCCTGTCGAAGCCTGTAGTTTTGAGCTAGAACATTATCCCGGCATGACAGAGCACAACCTAGAAAGTATTGTTAATGAGGCAAAAGAGAGATGGCCTTTACTAGATGTGACCGTGGTGCATCGGGTTGGCCAATTGTCCATTAATGATCAAATCGTGTTTGTTGGTGTTAGTGCAGCGCACCGAGCCGAAGCGTTTGCAGCCTGTGATTTTATTATGGATTATTTAAAGAGTCGGGCTGCCTTTTGGAAAAAAGAAACCCAGGGCGATAAAAGCCAATGGGTTTCAGCGGTTGAAAAAGATGAACTAAGCTTAAAACGCTGGTCTTAA
- a CDS encoding MoaD/ThiS family protein, translating into MSQINVVFFASLREKLEMSDYQFEIDLPVSVGDLKQALARDIKTGHHLLDSSVHSSVDFEFTRDNDMVPTSAREIAFFPAVTGG; encoded by the coding sequence ATGAGCCAGATTAACGTGGTCTTTTTTGCTTCACTAAGAGAAAAGCTTGAGATGAGCGATTATCAATTTGAAATTGATCTGCCAGTAAGTGTTGGTGACTTAAAGCAAGCTTTAGCCAGAGACATTAAAACTGGACATCACTTATTGGACTCTAGTGTTCATTCATCGGTAGATTTTGAATTTACACGAGATAATGACATGGTACCGACCTCGGCTCGTGAAATTGCCTTTTTCCCAGCGGTAACTGGAGGCTAG
- the moaC gene encoding cyclic pyranopterin monophosphate synthase MoaC produces MSDSLTHLDHRGHAHMVDVSDKAPTKRTATARGVLTMQPETLTKILAGGFAKGDVLATARIAGIQAAKKTSDLIPLCHPLMLTKVSVDIAQLNEHQLEVLCTCALSGKTGVEMEALTGVSVAALTLYDMCKAVDKGIVIENVQLVEKTGGKSGDWSVTNEPD; encoded by the coding sequence ATGAGCGATTCGTTAACGCATTTAGATCACCGTGGACATGCGCACATGGTGGATGTTTCAGATAAAGCACCCACTAAACGGACTGCGACAGCACGAGGTGTATTGACTATGCAGCCTGAGACGTTGACTAAAATATTGGCCGGAGGTTTCGCTAAAGGCGATGTTTTGGCAACCGCGAGAATAGCAGGTATACAAGCGGCAAAGAAAACCTCAGACCTAATACCACTTTGCCACCCCTTGATGCTCACCAAAGTCAGTGTTGATATTGCACAATTAAATGAACATCAATTAGAGGTGCTTTGTACATGTGCATTGTCCGGCAAAACAGGGGTGGAGATGGAAGCCTTAACCGGTGTCAGTGTGGCAGCGTTAACCCTATATGATATGTGTAAAGCGGTAGACAAAGGCATCGTTATTGAAAATGTACAGTTAGTAGAGAAAACCGGTGGTAAGAGTGGTGATTGGAGCGTAACGAATGAGCCAGATTAA